One Paenibacillus sp. FSL W8-0186 genomic window carries:
- a CDS encoding copper amine oxidase N-terminal domain-containing protein → MKVFQRKYYILVAVLAMLGGLFGATGGNAQAAKADDAFIQEMAQQYQAIRDEFRGQYDSDLKRIRGDYEQFLQKSREDQATLEKLLDEDLAYLTELLREDYKQLQAAYGKQSSYRSKLQEYDRAINPNYSSGPLWKYSKESAKSYSSSIHWKFNNEINPNYSSSLMWKYSNNVNPSYSSSIMWKYANTMNPNYSSSLMWRLDNESNPSYSSSTMWRYAQGGMSLTTAKEQMATIFANARKDLQAARDEAVNDMNRLKAETESSIIALRNNSVEKLQLQRAASLSQISSIRERNFGKGITPDKLQISFDKIRVIIDGEIMVFEQPPVMKNGSTLVPMRAIFERLGATLKWDAKTQSVAATKGDTSIELTLGSKAAKKNGQVINLDAPGQLVGSHTMVPIRFIGESLGATVKWDSATLTVYITTTPEESGDILPSETEEPVTGSVTSS, encoded by the coding sequence ATGAAGGTTTTTCAACGCAAATATTACATACTTGTCGCTGTCCTGGCGATGCTTGGGGGATTGTTTGGCGCTACTGGCGGCAACGCGCAGGCCGCGAAGGCGGACGATGCGTTCATTCAAGAAATGGCGCAGCAGTATCAAGCCATCCGCGACGAATTCCGGGGTCAGTATGACTCGGATTTGAAACGGATTCGGGGAGATTACGAGCAATTTCTGCAGAAGTCCAGAGAGGATCAGGCAACACTGGAGAAGCTGCTGGACGAGGATCTGGCTTATTTGACGGAGCTGCTCAGAGAGGATTATAAACAGCTGCAGGCGGCTTACGGCAAACAATCGAGCTATCGAAGCAAATTGCAGGAATATGACCGGGCGATTAATCCGAATTATTCCTCCGGCCCGTTATGGAAGTACAGCAAGGAAAGCGCTAAGAGCTATTCCTCAAGCATCCATTGGAAATTCAATAATGAGATTAACCCTAACTATTCCAGCAGTCTGATGTGGAAATACAGCAATAATGTTAATCCGTCCTATTCCTCAAGCATCATGTGGAAATATGCCAATACGATGAATCCGAACTATAGCAGCAGCCTGATGTGGAGGCTGGATAATGAGAGCAATCCGTCCTATTCCTCCAGTACGATGTGGAGGTATGCGCAGGGCGGCATGAGTCTGACCACAGCGAAGGAGCAAATGGCCACGATTTTTGCCAATGCGAGAAAGGATCTACAGGCTGCCCGGGATGAAGCAGTGAACGATATGAACCGGCTGAAAGCCGAAACGGAATCGTCCATTATCGCACTTCGTAACAACAGCGTAGAGAAATTGCAGCTGCAGCGGGCTGCGAGTCTATCGCAAATTTCGTCTATCCGGGAGCGTAACTTCGGAAAAGGCATTACACCGGACAAGCTGCAAATCAGCTTCGATAAAATCAGAGTGATCATCGATGGTGAAATCATGGTGTTTGAACAGCCGCCAGTCATGAAAAACGGCAGTACGCTCGTGCCCATGAGAGCCATTTTCGAGCGTCTGGGCGCTACCTTGAAGTGGGATGCCAAAACGCAGTCGGTAGCCGCAACCAAAGGCGATACGAGCATTGAGCTGACTTTGGGCAGCAAGGCCGCAAAGAAGAATGGACAGGTCATCAACCTGGATGCGCCGGGGCAGCTTGTCGGTTCTCACACGATGGTGCCAATCCGCTTCATCGGCGAATCGCTGGGTGCCACGGTAAAGTGGGACAGTGCGACGCTGACCGTATACATTACAACGACCCCTGAGGAATCCGGCGATATCCTCCCGTCAGAGACAGAGGAACCGGTAACGGGCAGTGTTACTTCAAGCTAA
- a CDS encoding PTS fructose transporter subunit IIABC, with the protein MKFLAITSCPNGIAHTYMAAENLQKAADKLGVGMKVETQGSIGVENEFSEEDIAQADGIIIAADKHVDKSRFVGKKLLVAGVQDGIRNPEALIEKLVRGDVPVYQARPGQEPSGGSGRQQAAKQNQIYRHLMSGVSYMVPFIVVGGLLIAIALSIGGEPTPGGLQIPEGSFWKIVESLGGAAFTFMVPILAGFIAFSIADRPGLAPGMIGGFIAANGSFYGSEAGAGFIGGIIAGFLAGYVALWIKKWKVPKAIAPIMPIIIIPVLASLIVGLAFILLLGGPIAKFFEFLTSWLASMQGTSSILLALILGAMISFDMGGPVNKVAFLFGSAMIGEGNYEIMGPIAVAICIPPIGLGLATFLFKRKFHDAERESGKASFTMGLFGITEGAIPFASQDPLRVIPSIMIGSMTGSVIAMIGQVGDRVAHGGPIVAVLGAVDNVVMFFIAVIIGSFVTALMIKLLKKDVVQPQFASANGAIAEDKASGKDNAKADSEISPANEAVAAPAAEPATKSPTAEQHKPISKFTDIISLDLIETELTATSRDGVIDEMIGMLQADGAISSASEFKQAILNREQESSTGIGMNIAVPHGKSSAVLVPRVVFGIRQDGVDWNSVDGTAAKLIFMIAVPAENRGNEHLKILQMLSRKLMDDNFRDQLLQVQSKQEAYALLDEIR; encoded by the coding sequence ATGAAATTTTTAGCCATTACCTCATGCCCTAACGGCATTGCGCATACTTACATGGCCGCTGAAAATTTGCAGAAGGCGGCCGACAAGCTAGGAGTCGGCATGAAAGTGGAAACCCAAGGCTCTATCGGCGTAGAGAATGAGTTTTCAGAAGAGGACATTGCCCAAGCGGACGGCATCATTATTGCCGCTGACAAGCATGTAGACAAAAGCCGCTTTGTCGGCAAAAAGCTGTTGGTCGCTGGGGTTCAGGATGGGATTCGAAATCCGGAGGCTTTGATCGAAAAGCTCGTTCGCGGTGATGTACCTGTCTATCAGGCCCGTCCGGGGCAAGAGCCTTCCGGCGGCAGCGGCAGGCAGCAGGCAGCCAAGCAAAACCAAATTTACCGCCATCTGATGAGCGGTGTATCCTACATGGTACCGTTTATCGTCGTAGGCGGGCTGCTGATCGCGATTGCCCTGTCCATAGGCGGAGAACCGACGCCAGGCGGACTGCAAATTCCGGAAGGCTCCTTCTGGAAAATCGTCGAAAGTCTGGGCGGGGCTGCTTTTACCTTTATGGTGCCGATCCTGGCCGGGTTTATCGCTTTTAGTATCGCTGACCGGCCTGGCCTTGCTCCGGGGATGATCGGCGGCTTCATCGCCGCGAACGGCAGCTTCTACGGCAGTGAGGCAGGCGCCGGATTTATCGGCGGAATTATCGCCGGCTTCCTGGCAGGTTATGTGGCGCTGTGGATCAAGAAATGGAAGGTGCCCAAAGCGATTGCTCCTATCATGCCGATTATCATCATCCCGGTATTGGCGTCGCTGATCGTCGGTCTCGCTTTTATTCTTCTTCTTGGCGGACCGATTGCGAAGTTTTTTGAATTCTTGACCTCCTGGCTGGCCAGCATGCAGGGAACCAGTTCAATCCTGTTGGCCTTAATTCTCGGGGCGATGATTTCCTTTGATATGGGCGGCCCAGTGAACAAGGTTGCTTTCTTGTTCGGCTCGGCGATGATCGGGGAAGGCAACTATGAAATTATGGGACCGATTGCCGTTGCAATCTGTATTCCGCCGATCGGGCTCGGACTTGCGACGTTCCTGTTCAAACGGAAGTTCCATGATGCGGAACGGGAGTCCGGCAAGGCATCGTTCACCATGGGATTGTTCGGCATCACGGAAGGGGCGATTCCCTTCGCCTCCCAAGATCCGCTGCGTGTCATTCCCAGCATCATGATCGGCTCCATGACCGGATCAGTCATCGCCATGATCGGCCAGGTTGGCGACCGGGTAGCACACGGCGGCCCTATCGTTGCCGTACTGGGCGCAGTCGATAACGTAGTTATGTTCTTTATCGCTGTCATTATCGGCTCATTCGTGACGGCATTGATGATCAAGCTGCTAAAGAAGGATGTTGTTCAGCCTCAATTCGCTTCAGCTAATGGAGCAATCGCAGAGGACAAGGCTAGCGGTAAAGACAACGCTAAAGCTGATTCTGAAATTTCCCCAGCGAATGAAGCTGTTGCTGCGCCTGCTGCAGAACCTGCAACCAAGTCTCCAACGGCAGAGCAACATAAGCCTATTAGTAAATTCACGGATATTATTAGTTTGGATCTTATCGAAACCGAATTAACGGCCACGTCCCGTGACGGTGTCATTGATGAGATGATCGGGATGCTGCAGGCGGATGGAGCGATCAGCTCGGCTTCCGAGTTCAAACAAGCGATACTAAACCGTGAGCAGGAAAGCTCCACCGGTATCGGCATGAACATCGCCGTACCGCACGGCAAATCAAGCGCTGTCTTGGTGCCGCGTGTCGTATTCGGAATCAGGCAGGACGGCGTCGATTGGAACAGCGTAGACGGTACCGCAGCCAAATTGATCTTTATGATTGCGGTCCCTGCCGAGAACAGAGGCAATGAGCATCTCAAAATACTGCAAATGCTCTCCCGCAAACTGATGGACGATAACTTCCGGGATCAGCTGTTACAGGTTCAATCGAAACAGGAAGCCTACGCGCTTCTGGATGAGATCAGGTAA
- a CDS encoding BglG family transcription antiterminator, with translation MNTRQQEILRMLLSDAGRYFIVRDLAMNLSCSEKTIRNDFDAIDVYLAQHGSARLLRKPGIGVKLDIEEQERARLFHQLFRSVQDSGYERDDNRMAALAYELLMNTKPTTLQELADKYYVNRSVIKKDLDSLHPWLEKRKLAVVSKQKVGITIEGAEKDKRAALSKVSQLIGTTTNHFIKRQFEAYEVDIVTRELKRLEEEQSVHFTDEAFDNLLVHTLLMIRRTKLNQPISFSKQEQAFIRNKREYQWTLAFTQPLERSFSVHFSADELVYLTAHLLGAKIRSHSRIETADLPEQPLKITAEVTEILESLLRKMSSLTFIDFGQDAALKEGLGIHLSSTIHRLSYGLSVTNPLLHDIKKMYPYMFSMVIYAANELNRNFNFAIPEDEAAYLTLHFQAAIERLNKQTKLIRNIVTVCHMGIGISQILRSKLERKFSAIQVLDSVRRADLKAYLDRHPVDFIVTTIPLDGIDVPHVEVSPLLEAADVKKIASFLEQLEEHSPDASASFLQMHTEPALILTQVEVSHRFEIIEQMANLLYAKGYVEQNYAHQALLRERASSTAIGGGIAIPHGDPKLVKQSQIAIATLKEPLDWEQDKVSIVFMLALRSQEQENTKKLFHRLSLLSEQPSLVEKLIRAEQPEEIFSLL, from the coding sequence ATGAATACGCGTCAACAGGAAATATTGCGAATGCTGTTAAGCGATGCTGGCCGGTATTTTATAGTGCGCGACTTGGCGATGAATTTAAGCTGTTCGGAGAAAACGATTCGAAATGATTTCGATGCCATTGACGTTTACCTGGCTCAACACGGAAGTGCCAGACTGCTGCGCAAGCCAGGGATCGGCGTGAAGCTCGACATCGAAGAACAAGAGCGGGCCAGGCTGTTCCACCAATTATTCCGCTCTGTTCAAGATAGCGGATATGAACGGGACGATAACCGGATGGCCGCGCTCGCCTACGAGCTTCTCATGAATACCAAGCCTACAACGCTTCAGGAATTGGCAGATAAATATTACGTCAATCGTTCCGTCATTAAAAAGGATTTGGATTCACTGCATCCGTGGCTGGAAAAAAGAAAGCTTGCCGTCGTCTCCAAACAGAAAGTCGGAATTACAATCGAGGGTGCCGAGAAAGACAAGCGAGCCGCCCTCTCCAAAGTGTCCCAATTAATCGGGACTACGACCAACCACTTCATCAAAAGGCAGTTTGAAGCCTATGAGGTGGATATCGTAACCCGGGAGTTGAAACGGCTGGAGGAGGAGCAATCCGTTCATTTTACGGATGAAGCCTTTGATAATTTGCTCGTCCATACCCTCCTCATGATAAGACGTACGAAGCTGAATCAGCCGATTTCCTTTTCCAAGCAGGAACAAGCCTTTATTCGCAATAAAAGAGAGTACCAGTGGACGCTCGCCTTTACTCAACCACTGGAGCGCTCCTTCTCGGTCCATTTCTCTGCGGATGAGCTCGTTTATTTAACGGCGCATTTATTAGGCGCAAAAATCCGTTCGCACAGCCGGATAGAGACAGCCGATCTGCCCGAACAACCGCTGAAAATTACCGCAGAAGTGACCGAAATTCTGGAATCTCTATTGCGGAAAATGTCCAGCCTGACATTTATTGATTTTGGGCAGGATGCCGCACTCAAGGAAGGACTCGGCATCCATTTAAGTTCAACGATCCATCGCTTGAGCTACGGGCTGAGTGTAACGAACCCGCTGCTGCACGATATTAAGAAAATGTATCCCTATATGTTCAGCATGGTGATTTATGCGGCTAACGAGCTGAACCGCAATTTCAATTTTGCAATCCCGGAAGATGAGGCCGCTTATCTTACCCTGCATTTTCAGGCAGCCATCGAACGGTTAAACAAACAGACGAAGCTCATCAGGAATATCGTCACCGTATGCCACATGGGGATAGGCATCTCGCAAATTCTGCGCTCGAAGCTGGAGCGCAAATTCAGCGCCATCCAAGTACTCGACTCCGTTCGAAGGGCGGATCTGAAGGCATACCTGGATCGTCATCCGGTGGATTTTATCGTAACGACTATTCCGCTGGACGGCATTGATGTTCCTCATGTCGAGGTATCTCCTCTGCTGGAGGCTGCGGACGTAAAGAAAATCGCCAGTTTTCTTGAACAATTGGAGGAGCATTCGCCGGATGCCTCGGCTTCTTTCTTGCAAATGCACACGGAGCCAGCTCTGATTCTTACTCAGGTCGAAGTGTCCCATCGGTTCGAAATTATCGAGCAAATGGCCAACCTCCTGTATGCCAAAGGCTATGTAGAGCAAAACTATGCTCATCAGGCACTCCTGAGGGAAAGAGCCTCCTCGACGGCCATCGGCGGCGGAATTGCTATCCCTCACGGCGATCCCAAGCTCGTGAAGCAATCGCAAATTGCCATTGCTACCTTAAAGGAACCGCTGGATTGGGAGCAGGACAAGGTCTCAATCGTATTCATGCTGGCGCTGCGGAGTCAGGAGCAGGAGAATACGAAGAAGCTGTTCCACCGGCTTTCGCTGCTTAGCGAGCAGCCCTCCCTGGTGGAGAAGCTGATCCGGGCCGAGCAGCCAGAGGAGATCTTTTCACTCCTATAA
- a CDS encoding DeoR/GlpR family DNA-binding transcription regulator, producing the protein MLREERLREIEDMLKSNGMVEVAKLSRLFNVTEMTIRRDLDDLVQRKIAVRSHGGAMLPPDNVLSERSYEMRIMVNREEKEAIAREALALINEGDRVFFDSSTTVYCLAQLISNTQNLLVVTDTLSTANELMSRSRVKVICLGGELQKETGSCAGPFAEQMIECMNFNTAFIGLPRISMNGVLSTSSISGLRIKQAAIQRSKKVVILIDSSKLGDPEFLEVGHLSEVDTVITDSNIDPSFVTYCKSINVNVIIAKVNG; encoded by the coding sequence ATGCTGAGAGAAGAACGATTAAGAGAAATTGAGGATATGCTGAAAAGCAATGGAATGGTCGAGGTCGCCAAGCTTTCCCGGCTGTTCAATGTCACTGAAATGACGATTCGCCGCGATCTGGATGACCTGGTGCAGCGAAAAATCGCCGTTCGTTCCCATGGTGGGGCCATGCTTCCCCCGGACAACGTGTTATCGGAACGTTCCTATGAAATGCGAATCATGGTGAATCGGGAGGAGAAGGAGGCTATCGCCAGAGAGGCACTGGCATTAATCAACGAAGGAGATCGCGTCTTTTTTGACTCCAGCACCACGGTTTACTGTCTGGCCCAGCTGATCTCCAATACGCAAAATTTACTGGTCGTTACCGATACCCTCTCCACCGCCAATGAACTGATGTCCCGATCCCGGGTTAAGGTTATTTGTCTTGGCGGCGAGCTGCAGAAGGAGACCGGCTCATGTGCCGGGCCGTTTGCGGAGCAGATGATCGAGTGCATGAACTTCAATACCGCTTTTATCGGGCTGCCGCGAATTTCCATGAACGGGGTTCTGTCCACATCCAGCATTAGCGGGCTTAGGATCAAGCAGGCGGCCATCCAGCGCTCCAAGAAGGTCGTCATCCTGATTGACAGCAGCAAGCTCGGTGACCCTGAGTTTTTGGAGGTCGGTCACTTGTCCGAGGTAGACACGGTAATTACCGATTCCAACATCGATCCAAGCTTCGTCACCTACTGCAAGAGCATCAACGTGAACGTGATCATTGCTAAGGTTAACGGGTAA
- a CDS encoding MATE family efflux transporter yields the protein MKQHDFTKGNIGKQLVAFSAPLLLTNLLQVSYQFIDSLWVGNLLGTNALGAVAISSTVLFTILSFIIGVNNAALTILSQIKGRQDEQLLKSYVNAFSVILGLMAIVLGIAGYVLAEEVLLLLGTPDEMISLAASYLRINFLGILFLFGYNFISTVYRALGNSKTPLRFVAIAVVLNAVLDPLFIAVFHGGIEGAAYATVAAQGAAFFYGLVLSIRRKHIPFSMPKWPRKAEVWLILKQGIPSGLQMMVISAGSAAIMSVVASFGNNTVAGFGAAQRLDSLIMLPAQALGVAVTSMAGQNIAAGQWRRVRQIANYATWLNLAIMLLISLIIYFLAEPGIAMFISEREAVAFGASYVQMIAFFYPFLGLNFIFNGVVRASGAMMQVLVLNIISFWILRYPLTYWFAGLLGEKGIAAGIAVSFVISSAFSYVYYRFGRWRKKELFAESDG from the coding sequence ATGAAGCAGCATGATTTCACGAAAGGCAATATCGGGAAGCAGCTCGTTGCATTTTCGGCACCGCTGCTGCTCACGAATTTGCTGCAGGTGTCTTACCAATTCATCGACAGCTTATGGGTCGGCAATTTACTGGGTACGAATGCGCTTGGCGCGGTGGCAATCTCCAGCACGGTGCTGTTTACGATCTTATCTTTCATTATAGGTGTCAATAATGCGGCGCTTACCATATTGTCGCAAATCAAGGGCAGACAGGATGAGCAGCTTTTAAAAAGCTATGTGAATGCATTTTCCGTCATTTTAGGTTTGATGGCGATTGTGCTTGGCATTGCCGGCTATGTGTTGGCCGAAGAAGTTCTGCTTCTGCTGGGCACGCCTGATGAAATGATTTCGCTGGCTGCAAGTTACTTGCGAATTAATTTTCTGGGCATTCTCTTCCTATTCGGCTATAACTTTATCAGTACAGTCTATCGGGCACTTGGCAATAGCAAGACGCCGCTGCGGTTCGTTGCGATTGCGGTCGTCCTGAATGCGGTGCTCGATCCGTTGTTCATCGCCGTGTTTCACGGCGGGATCGAAGGGGCGGCTTATGCGACAGTTGCTGCTCAGGGAGCTGCATTCTTCTACGGGCTAGTGCTCAGCATTCGCCGCAAACATATCCCGTTCTCTATGCCGAAGTGGCCGAGGAAAGCGGAAGTCTGGCTGATATTAAAGCAAGGCATCCCTTCTGGTCTGCAAATGATGGTTATTTCTGCCGGTTCGGCAGCGATCATGAGCGTAGTAGCTTCCTTCGGAAACAATACGGTGGCCGGGTTTGGCGCGGCCCAGCGTCTGGACAGCCTGATTATGCTTCCGGCCCAAGCGCTTGGCGTCGCGGTGACGAGCATGGCGGGGCAAAATATCGCAGCCGGACAGTGGCGGCGTGTGCGCCAAATCGCTAATTACGCTACTTGGCTTAATTTGGCGATCATGCTGCTGATCTCGCTGATCATTTATTTCCTGGCGGAACCGGGCATAGCGATGTTTATCTCTGAGCGGGAGGCTGTCGCGTTTGGGGCCTCCTACGTGCAGATGATTGCTTTCTTCTATCCTTTTCTAGGCCTGAACTTCATATTTAATGGGGTGGTTCGCGCTTCAGGAGCGATGATGCAGGTGCTCGTGCTGAACATCATTTCCTTCTGGATTTTGCGGTATCCGTTGACTTACTGGTTTGCGGGGCTGCTCGGCGAGAAGGGGATAGCAGCGGGCATTGCCGTAAGCTTCGTCATTAGCAGCGCGTTCTCCTATGTGTATTACCGGTTTGGCCGCTGGCGGAAGAAGGAGCTGTTTGCAGAGTCTGATGGTTAA
- a CDS encoding Gfo/Idh/MocA family oxidoreductase, with amino-acid sequence MKENTRKTIRWGIMGTGWIAEKFAADLTHVSNGEGMAVGSRTLNSANQFAAKFNIPRAYGSYEELVSDPEIDAIYVATPHPFHRDNVITALSGGKAVLCEKPFTVNSRELEEIIAVAKEKRLFLMEAMWTRFLPPIIQVRQWLEEGRIGEIKLLKAEFGFRSDWNPSGRLLNPELGGGALLDAGIYPVSFASMIFGPNPEQVWSTAHIGETGVDEHFSILLDYGQGRSASLHGAVRLALTNEAYIYGTEGSIHIPSFLNATKAVLHVNGQEPVEVKDDRTAVGYAFEAEEVGRCLLAGETESSAITLAESLGIMQLLDQLRAQWGLKYPFE; translated from the coding sequence ATGAAGGAGAACACGAGAAAGACAATCCGCTGGGGCATCATGGGGACGGGCTGGATTGCCGAGAAATTTGCCGCAGATTTAACGCATGTCAGCAATGGGGAAGGAATGGCGGTCGGCTCGCGAACTCTGAATAGCGCGAACCAGTTTGCCGCGAAATTCAATATCCCTCGGGCGTATGGAAGCTATGAGGAGTTGGTGAGCGACCCGGAGATCGATGCGATTTATGTGGCGACTCCGCATCCTTTTCACCGGGATAATGTCATCACCGCTCTAAGTGGCGGGAAAGCCGTTTTGTGCGAGAAGCCCTTCACGGTGAACAGCAGGGAGCTTGAAGAGATTATCGCGGTGGCCAAGGAGAAACGGCTGTTCTTGATGGAGGCGATGTGGACGAGGTTTCTGCCGCCGATCATTCAGGTCAGACAATGGCTGGAGGAAGGAAGAATCGGTGAGATCAAGCTGCTCAAGGCGGAATTCGGCTTTCGCAGCGACTGGAATCCAAGCGGCAGATTGCTGAATCCGGAGCTTGGAGGCGGTGCATTGCTGGATGCAGGGATTTATCCGGTATCGTTCGCATCCATGATTTTTGGCCCAAATCCGGAGCAGGTATGGAGCACGGCCCATATCGGCGAGACGGGAGTCGACGAGCACTTCTCCATATTGCTGGATTATGGGCAAGGGCGCTCAGCTTCTCTTCACGGTGCGGTCAGGCTCGCTCTTACGAACGAAGCTTATATTTACGGGACGGAAGGTTCGATTCATATCCCTTCATTCCTGAACGCCACGAAGGCTGTTCTTCACGTGAACGGGCAGGAACCGGTTGAGGTAAAGGATGACCGGACTGCTGTGGGGTATGCATTTGAAGCCGAGGAGGTAGGCAGATGCCTGCTGGCCGGAGAAACCGAAAGCAGCGCAATCACATTGGCGGAATCGCTCGGAATCATGCAGCTGCTTGATCAGTTAAGAGCCCAGTGGGGCTTGAAATATCCATTTGAATAG